The following coding sequences lie in one Prionailurus viverrinus isolate Anna chromosome X, UM_Priviv_1.0, whole genome shotgun sequence genomic window:
- the NAP1L3 gene encoding nucleosome assembly protein 1-like 3: protein MAEADLNPVSEPAAQRVAEEKMASSSSDSGEESDCSSSSSSTSCSSSSSSSSSSSSSGRSRLYRKRRVSGPSRKARRAPLGKSFVDRLPRAVRNRVQALRNIQDECDKVDILFLKAIHDLERKYAELNKPLYDRRFQIINAEYEPTEEEYEWNSEDEVFSSDEEVQEDSPSEMPALEGEEEDNEPKGKPEVKAEENEVPKEIPEEIPETKAEEKAESKDFLGTKPEVKEDPKVDPQVKAEDKEQTRATEAKAKAAIIEAPKRIPEARPKERVNLKRARKGKPKKDPKGIPDYWLTVLKNVDKLGPMIQKYDAPILKFLSDISLKFSKPGQPISYTFEFYFLPNPYFRNEVLTKTYIIKSKPDHKDPFFSWGWEIQDCKGCKIDWRRGKDVTVTTTQSRTTATGEIESQPRVVPNASFFNFFSPPEIPKIGKLEPREDAILDEDFEIGQTLHDNVILKSIYYYTGEVKCTYEDSTNYGNRKYRK, encoded by the coding sequence ATGGCAGAAGCGGATCTTAACCCGGTTTCGGAACCTGCCGCCCAAAGGGTTGCTGAAGAGAAGATGGCTAGCTCCTCTAGTGATTCTGGGGAGGAATCTGACTGCAGTAGCTCTAGCAGCAGCACTagttgcagcagcagcagcagcagcagcagcagcagcagcagcagcggccgCAGCCGCTTATATAGAAAGAGGAGGGTATCTGGGCCTTCCAGAAAAGCACGACGGGCTCCTTTGGGTAAAAGTTTCGTGGATAGGCTGCCTCGGGCCGTTAGAAATCGTGTGCAGGCGCTCAGAAATATTCAAGATGAATGTGACAAGGTAGACATCCTGTTCTTAAAGGCAATTCACGATCTCGAAAGAAAATATGCCGAACTCAATAAGCCTCTATACGATCGGCGATTTCAAATAATCAATGCAGAATATGAACCTACAGAAGAAGAATATGAGTGGAATTCAGAGGATGAGGTGTTCAGCAGTGATGAGGAGGTGCAGGAAGACAGCCCTAGTGAAATGCCTGCTTTAGAGGGTGAGGAAGAAGATAACGAGCCTAAAGGAAAACCTGAGGTAAAGGCTGAAGAAAATGAGGTTCCAAAAGAAATTCCTGAAGAAATTCCTGAGACAAAGGCTGAAGAAAAAGCAGAGTCTAAAGATTTTCTGGGGACAAAGCCTGAAGTGAAAGAAGACCCTAAAGTAGACCCTCAGGTAAAGGCAGAAGATAAAGAACAGACTAGAGCAACAGAAGCTAAGGCAAAGGCTGCCATAATAGAGGCTCCTAAAAGAATTCCTGAGGCCAGGCCTAAAGAAAGAGTGAATCTTAAAAGAGCTCGTAAGGGAAAGCCTAAAAAAGATCCTAAAGGCATTCCTGACTATTGGCTGACTGTTTTAAAGAATGTTGACAAGCTCGGGCCCATGATTCAGAAGTATGATGCACCCATTCTGAAGTTCTTGTCAGATATTAGCCTAAAGTTCTCAAAACCTGGCCAGCCTATAAGTTacacatttgaattttattttctacccaATCCATACTTCAGAAATGAGGTGCTGACCAAGACATATATAATAAAGTCAAAACCAGATCACAAGGATCCCTTCTTCTCTTGGGGATGGGAAATCCAAGATTGCAAGGGCTGTAAAATAGattggagaagaggaaaggatgTTACTGTGACAACCACCCAGAGTCGAACAACTGCTACTGGAGAAATTGAAAGTCAGCCAAGAGTGGTTCCTAATGCAtcattcttcaatttctttagcCCTCCTGAGATTCCTAAGATTGGAAAACTAGAGCCACGAGAAGATGCTATCCTTGATGAGGACTTTGAAATTGGTCAAACTTTACATGATAATGTCATCCTGAAATCGATCTATTACTATACAGGAGAAGTCAAATGTACCTATGAAGATAGtacaaattatggaaacaggAAATAtcgaaaataa